The Brassica oleracea var. oleracea cultivar TO1000 unplaced genomic scaffold, BOL UnpScaffold01096, whole genome shotgun sequence DNA window TTATCCAAATACCAGACACTTGCATTGCCTTTGTCGATATCAAGATTATTCGGAATCACCTTATCATTGTTCAAGAACACCACCTCGTGTACATAGAGTGCATTGGCCTCTTCTGTCTCGTTTACgttggtttcttgattcttcGCTGTCTTCTCGGGATAGACAGTTGCGTAGTGACCAGGTTTGACACATCTCCAACATATCAGCTTTGAACgattcttcttcgagttgtTTCTTCGGTGTGTGACGCACGATTTTGGTTATGTGACCTACCTCGACCTATGCCTCTACCGTTCTGTCCTCTTCCTCTACTACGGGAATTCTCATAGCCCCTCTGACTATATTCTTCATTGTTCGAAAACATCAACTTCCCTTGAGCTTCTTTCTGAGTTTCTTCTCCTAGACGCTCCTCGTACTCCTTAAGCCTTCCAACTATATCCTCAAAACCCGTCTTGTTGAGGTCTAGCACTTGCTCAAGAGACGTTACGATCTGGATGTACTTGTGCCTCGGAAGacccttcaagaacttcttgacCATCTTCTATTCTTCTATGTTCTCTCCCAACGAAGTTGCTTTAGATGATAGGCCTGATATCTTCCCTGTGAAGTCATCGACCGTATCATTATCATCCATCTTCAACCTATCAAACTCTGACATTAACGTCTGAAGTCTCGCCTCCCTTACACGATCAGCTCTAAGGTGTCGCGACTTGATGGCGTTCAAGATCTGTTTTGATGCGGTTTGTTCGCCCACCTGGAGAATCAATGTCTCGGGAACatattgaaacaaaagagctaTCGCAACATCGTTCTTCTTCTGATCATCTAAACCGGATTGGATCGTGTCCCACACTTCATGAACACGAAGTAGAACATTCATCATCATCGACCAAACTGTGTAGTTTGTCGATGTCAACATCAGACATTGGATGGATGCAAATCCAAGGTCTTTCGTGCGTGGAGCCCTAGTCACGTCTGCCATCTTGCTTACGCGATATCTTGTTCATAAGCACCAGGATCTTAAACTAAAACTTAAGCTTAGATCAAGTCTCCAATCTGAGGCTCTTATATTAATTCTAATCTCTAGAAACACAATAATTATAAGAACTATTTTTCcaattagctttagaaactactcaaaactaaagctctcaatatgtttctcttagatcatatggaatacctctccattagacatatatttatatgaaagtcaattctcttaaacatgtgggatatggaaaacacaaacctaacttaaatagaaaacttcattttcttatttatttattgtgtttatcttgacatattaaacatctaataatatgttaagtttctaCAAGATTGAAATTATCCAACAAGTATGGAGTAGAAGCTCGCTGCTAGCGAAGAGAGACAAGTATAAGATCATAGTTGCGGGGATGATCCTTCATCACATGGTTCGATGAGGTTCATCTGGGAACAGAGGATAACGCTAGAAGCGCTTGTGAAGTATTGCATTGCGGTTAAGGGAATTTTCTGATTGCCCTTTTGTTGGTAACCTGAAAGCTACGCTGTATATCAAGGCTTGACGAAGGAGAAGATCGTGACAAGTCTCTTGCTTTGGTGTGAGGTGAGATTGTTCAGCATAGCTTCGATGTCCAAGCTCTGCGACTCCAAAAGAAGGATGGAACTACGGTTTTTTACGTGACATATTTGAATGGATGGATCTTTAATTTGTTTgctcagaaaaagaaaaaaaacattgtatttCCAGTTATGATTATCAAACTTGTTAACATGggaaaaatcaatatattttttaatgttaaatcaGGATCAACTAGGAAAGGCATGCCAGATCGTATGTCCATGGGTGCAGGAATTCGAAAAAGCACGACTCAACGCATTTTGGAGAAAACCAGTTAGCTATGGGTTCGAGTGGCATTTCACCCCTAATcataaatgaataaaactatTATTGTACATCATAATAATCTTGGTCATACGGTTTCTATTGATTAgagttaaaataatatttcttttttattttattggtttattaGATAAGGCATTTTTAGAGAAGCCGTGTCGATCGTCCAGTTGACTCTTCTGGTCTCCGGCGAGATGGCAGATGCTACTAAGTCTCCGGAGAGTCTCTTCAACGACATCAAATCTCAGTTGTCTCAGTCCATTGGGAAGCAGTACGATGAGAAACTTCTCAAGGTgagattttgagattcaaacatctaacaatattttcatgagttattaattagtttattttcttttttttttttttgggcagaTTTTCAGCattgaaaaaagaaattttCCTCTTCTAAGGGAAATTCTCTACGCTCGTATTGAACAAACCAGAAACCTCCCGCAAGAATCGTGGAACTTCTTCTACAAAGTGATAAAATTTGTCCACGGCAAAAAGCTAAATCTTCTGTTAGCTGCTCAACCAGTCTCTGACATCACCATCGTTGTGTACCATGAGCAAGTTAAGTATGTGTATTTAACAATAGCCGAGGTATGTgtaattttaatcttatatacagttgaaaagaaaaaaacacacacattcAATTTTGCTTCCTGTTTCTAATGCTAATAGGGTGGAGATATGCTTGTGGTGGGAGATCGATGGGTAGCAGTCCCTGGACCTCTGAAAAACCAATTGAAGCATTGTaagtcaattaattttacaAGACTTAGTTCTgaataacaaaattttgtatcttttgacctcttttgtttttctatgtGATATCTTGAAGACCCTTTTCTACTACCTGACCAGTACGTGTACCCGGAGACAAGGCCAGATAAATCGCTTGGTATGACATAGCTCTTAATCTCTTTGCTTTAGTTTGCTTCTTACTTTGTAGAATCTTAGTTTCACTCAGacttatctttttttctctttggaCTTTCAGAAGGGTGATTTGGCAGCCAAACAAAACATAGAGGTGAACAGCGCTTAGGGTTAGTTATTATGTATTTTGGTGATTGTTCATTGATTTAACAAAGATAATTGTATGTCTGGATTTGAGTATTGTTTGCTAGATTTGTAAAACCTTGTTCTGAGTAACTATCTTGTATTCTCAAGTAAGAAGAGAGAAGCTATAACTTCTTCAACTTTAATTTCTCTGATAAGCCTTAGATGGTGTTACATCTATCTCCTCTGATGATTATCAAGGCAGCATGTTTTCAGCATCTCGTTGGCATGAACCAACACGTGTCGATGATGTATCAAAACGAGTCATCACCATAGGTTGGAACTGATTGAGTTTCACAAATTGATTTCTTATTCAGCACCTTTCTCAAACAAACATATAAGGTTCAGCAACGTGGATATAACTTGCTCCTGCATTGGTGTCTCGTATCAATGTCCCAACAGTGCTAACACCAATTGTTTTATGCCACAGAGACAGTTcatctaaacccaaaaatatgACTCCCCCACTTCATGTTTCTTTCGAACTATCCACCAAATTGTGCATCACTGGCATGCTTTTGAACTTAAACCAAGAATCTGACcacttttgcttcttcttccctGACTTTTTTAGACTCCTTTGCACACAAGATTCTGGTTTCTTGACAATATTTTCCAACGGATAGCCACTTTTATCTGGTGCAAAGCGGATCAACATTCTACTTTTTTGGACTGAGACCAACCTGTAAACAATATAACCAGTCCAACTCTCCTCTCCTTCCAAGCTTATTGAAACCAAATTCAACTTTTTTCTACTTGTGGATGTGAGACCAACCTGTAACATATATATCTCCTACTCTCCTTTGTTCAACGGCTTCTTTTCTGGCTCTTAGCTTAAAAGCTAAAAGAGTTCCTCAAAATGAATCTAATTAGTTGTTGTGCTTGG harbors:
- the LOC106320860 gene encoding uncharacterized protein LOC106320860, translating into MADATKSPESLFNDIKSQLSQSIGKQYDEKLLKIFSIEKRNFPLLREILYARIEQTRNLPQESWNFFYKVIKFVHGKKLNLLLAAQPVSDITIVVYHEQVKYVYLTIAEGGDMLVVGDRWVAVPGPLKNQLKHYPFLLPDQYVYPETRPDKSLEG